A window of Metabacillus sp. B2-18 contains these coding sequences:
- the thiD gene encoding bifunctional hydroxymethylpyrimidine kinase/phosphomethylpyrimidine kinase, translating into MTVSRALTIAGSDSGGGAGIQADLKTFQELGVFGMTAITAVTAQNTLGVQGVYPLTIEALKTQIDSVAVDLQPNAVKTGMLFNAEMIQLVAERIRYYNWENIIVDPVMIAKGGQSLLQEEAVEALITSLLPLAKVITPNIPEAEVLTGMKIETFEQKKEAAKKLFDLGATFVMIKGGHDPNGEVVIDLLYDGQSFDTFEGVRKETKHTHGTGCTFAAAITAEISKGKSVREAVKTAKAFIQAAIEDQLGIGGGHGPTNHWAFKKNNITTV; encoded by the coding sequence ATGACGGTATCTCGTGCTTTAACAATTGCGGGATCGGACTCTGGAGGAGGAGCAGGCATCCAAGCGGACTTAAAAACATTTCAAGAGCTTGGAGTATTTGGTATGACAGCAATCACTGCTGTTACAGCTCAAAATACACTTGGTGTCCAAGGAGTTTATCCTTTAACAATAGAAGCGTTAAAAACTCAAATTGATTCAGTTGCCGTAGATTTACAACCAAATGCTGTCAAAACTGGCATGCTTTTTAATGCTGAAATGATTCAGCTTGTTGCTGAGCGAATTCGTTATTATAATTGGGAAAATATCATTGTTGATCCTGTTATGATCGCAAAAGGCGGGCAATCATTATTACAAGAAGAAGCTGTAGAGGCTTTGATTACCTCCTTATTGCCGTTGGCTAAAGTGATTACCCCAAATATCCCTGAAGCGGAAGTGTTAACAGGTATGAAGATTGAAACGTTTGAGCAAAAAAAAGAGGCAGCTAAAAAGCTGTTTGATCTTGGTGCAACGTTCGTCATGATTAAAGGTGGTCATGATCCTAACGGTGAAGTGGTTATTGACCTGTTATATGATGGACAGAGTTTTGATACGTTCGAAGGTGTACGAAAAGAAACAAAACATACTCATGGTACCGGCTGTACATTTGCAGCTGCAATCACTGCTGAAATTAGTAAAGGGAAGAGTGTACGTGAAGCTGTGAAAACCGCAAAAGCCTTTATTCAAGCCGCAATTGAAGATCAATTAGGCATTGGTGGGGGACACGGTCCAACCAATCATTGGGCTTTCAAGAAAAACAACATAACAACCGTATAA
- the thiE gene encoding thiamine phosphate synthase: protein MNVSQALKVYFVMGSVNCLNFDPEKTLSEAIKGGITMFQYREKGEGALVGEGQVYLGKKLKMLCEKNRIPFIVNDDIDLALELNADGIHIGQDDSDPFYTRKRIGSTKWIGISTHSVQEAKKAVAEGADYIGVGPMFSTKTKKDAHDVVGPFLITQIREAGFIHLPIVGIGGITLENASEVYHSGANGVAIISAISQAMSPKDATQAFCSIQ, encoded by the coding sequence ATGAACGTATCTCAAGCGCTAAAAGTATATTTTGTAATGGGATCTGTGAATTGTCTTAACTTTGATCCGGAAAAAACATTGTCTGAGGCCATAAAGGGTGGCATTACTATGTTTCAATATAGAGAGAAGGGCGAAGGAGCTTTAGTAGGTGAAGGACAAGTTTATTTAGGAAAAAAATTAAAAATGCTATGTGAAAAGAATAGAATTCCATTTATTGTGAATGATGATATTGACTTAGCATTGGAACTTAATGCAGATGGAATTCATATTGGACAAGATGATAGTGATCCTTTCTACACAAGAAAAAGGATAGGATCAACCAAATGGATTGGAATTTCAACACATTCTGTTCAGGAGGCGAAAAAGGCAGTAGCTGAAGGAGCCGATTATATCGGAGTCGGCCCAATGTTCTCAACGAAAACAAAAAAAGATGCACATGATGTAGTAGGGCCATTCCTTATTACGCAAATAAGAGAAGCTGGCTTTATTCATTTGCCGATTGTAGGAATTGGTGGAATTACATTAGAAAATGCCAGTGAGGTTTACCATTCAGGTGCAAATGGGGTGGCAATCATCAGTGCGATCAGCCAGGCTATGTCACCAAAAGATGCCACACAAGCATTTTGTTCGATACAATAG
- the fabI gene encoding enoyl-ACP reductase FabI — protein sequence MDLSLKGRNIVVMGVANKRSIAWGIARSLHNAGARLIFTYAGERLEKSVRDLAESLEGESLVIPCDITNDEEIKTCFSTIKEQVGVIHGIAHCIAFANKEELQGEYLNTTREGFLLSQNISSYSLTAVAKEARGLLTEGGSIVTLTYLGGERVLPNYNVMGVAKASLEASVRYLASDLGKDGIRVNSISAGPIRTLSAKGISDFNSILKDIEERSPLRRTTTPEEVGDTALFLFSDLSRGMTGENLHVDSGYHILA from the coding sequence ATGGATTTATCACTTAAAGGACGTAATATCGTCGTAATGGGAGTAGCAAATAAACGTAGTATTGCATGGGGAATTGCCCGTTCTTTACATAATGCTGGAGCAAGATTAATTTTTACATATGCTGGTGAACGTCTAGAGAAGTCAGTTCGTGACCTTGCTGAGTCTTTAGAAGGCGAATCCCTTGTAATACCTTGTGATATTACAAATGATGAAGAAATCAAAACATGTTTCTCAACAATTAAAGAGCAAGTTGGTGTGATTCACGGTATTGCTCATTGTATCGCATTTGCGAACAAAGAAGAGCTTCAAGGTGAGTATTTAAACACAACTCGTGAAGGTTTCTTACTATCGCAAAACATCAGCTCTTATTCATTAACAGCTGTGGCTAAAGAGGCAAGAGGTCTTCTAACAGAAGGCGGAAGCATTGTAACATTAACATACCTAGGTGGAGAAAGAGTCCTACCAAACTATAACGTGATGGGTGTGGCAAAAGCTTCCCTTGAAGCAAGTGTTAGATATTTAGCAAGCGACCTAGGAAAAGATGGGATTCGTGTTAACTCAATCTCAGCTGGACCAATACGTACACTTTCTGCCAAAGGAATCAGTGACTTCAACTCAATCTTAAAAGACATTGAAGAACGTTCACCACTTCGTCGTACAACAACACCAGAAGAAGTGGGAGATACAGCACTATTCTTATTCAGTGACTTATCAAGAGGAATGACTGGTGAAAACCTACATGTTGATTCCGGATATCATATTCTAGCTTAA
- a CDS encoding IS3 family transposase (programmed frameshift): MSKKLFTEKEIKLLSKNPYVKSVSSKGITYSDEFKQHFVSEFSKGKLSRQIFEEAGFDVEIIGMQRIKSSSERWRNTYKTEGLLGLKDTRKNNSGRPRVKELSLEEKYARLEAKMNLVKAENELPKKDSYVRKGAEEVRLPSSQRYILIREVIEKYNLKHMVKFLCDVAGVSRSGYYNYFSAKSEEQRKRQEVRDEEAKALILKAFHFKGRKKGARQIKMTLAGQFQCVFNLKRVRRIMKKYNIFCPIRKANPYKRMMKATQEHRVVPNILNRQFKQGIPYNVLLTDITYMHYHNGQRAYLSVIKDGSTGEILAYHLSDRITMELATNTLHKLKKNRNYKKAKDALIHSDQGTHYTHPGFQKLVKKMGLRQSMSRRGNCWDNAPIESFFGHLKDEANIKPCKTLDELKREIDKYITYYNHHRYQWNLKKMTPVKYRDHLLQAA, encoded by the exons ATGAGTAAAAAGCTATTTACAGAAAAAGAAATCAAACTATTATCTAAAAACCCATATGTGAAATCGGTCAGTTCAAAGGGAATTACTTACTCGGATGAGTTTAAACAACATTTTGTATCTGAATTCAGTAAGGGGAAGCTTTCAAGACAAATCTTTGAAGAAGCTGGATTTGATGTTGAAATTATTGGCATGCAAAGAATTAAATCTTCTTCAGAGCGTTGGAGAAACACTTATAAAACTGAAGGCTTGTTGGGGCTTAAAGACACTAGGAAAAATAATTCTGGAAGACCGCGAGTAAAAGAACTGTCCCTTGAGGAGAAGTATGCAAGATTAGAAGCTAAGATGAATCTTGTAAAGGCAGAAAATGAACTCC CTAAAAAAGATTCGTATGTTAGAAAGGGGGCTGAAGAAGTAAGGCTTCCTTCTAGTCAGAGGTACATTCTTATTCGTGAGGTTATTGAAAAATACAACCTAAAACACATGGTGAAATTCCTTTGTGACGTTGCCGGGGTGTCACGAAGTGGTTACTATAATTATTTCTCAGCTAAGTCCGAAGAACAAAGGAAACGTCAGGAAGTGAGGGATGAAGAAGCTAAAGCATTAATTTTAAAAGCCTTCCACTTTAAAGGTCGAAAGAAAGGGGCACGCCAAATTAAGATGACATTGGCGGGTCAATTTCAGTGTGTCTTTAATTTGAAACGTGTTCGCAGAATTATGAAGAAATACAATATTTTCTGTCCTATTAGAAAAGCTAACCCATATAAAAGAATGATGAAGGCAACCCAAGAACATCGCGTTGTGCCAAACATATTAAACCGCCAATTTAAGCAAGGGATTCCATATAACGTACTTCTTACTGACATCACTTATATGCATTACCATAATGGCCAAAGAGCTTATTTATCAGTAATTAAAGATGGATCAACAGGTGAAATTCTAGCTTATCATCTATCGGATCGTATCACCATGGAGTTAGCTACAAACACCTTGCACAAGTTAAAGAAGAACCGAAACTATAAGAAAGCTAAAGACGCTCTCATTCATTCAGATCAAGGAACTCACTACACCCATCCAGGATTCCAAAAGCTTGTGAAGAAAATGGGATTACGGCAATCTATGTCTAGACGGGGAAACTGTTGGGATAACGCACCAATAGAATCATTCTTTGGCCACCTTAAAGACGAAGCAAATATTAAGCCATGTAAAACTTTGGACGAACTAAAACGCGAAATAGACAAATACATCACTTACTATAACCATCATAGATATCAATGGAACCTAAAAAAGATGACCCCTGTAAAATACAGAGATCATCTTCTTCAGGCTGCTTAA